In a genomic window of Trichoderma atroviride chromosome 4, complete sequence:
- a CDS encoding uncharacterized protein (EggNog:ENOG41), which yields MGLELEVDASIRAPIGAWTPTSAKRQTKLAFERTVKNYRDFDTLDQYIIQVDKRFIRRILNDEAVAARIEQIKGVRLQGLGDRWSVFMITGIIVARGAKGKSEEDEMVEAMSPNATNVANSASIDVPANFANQNNTSLSTEKTADFVWAVRLQKIWKGATEIDWKYRTVSKGAIAGIGYEKPWKDRLQSILSQELSAVGTFQAFDLSEEQGMIVCLDPYTPAERDRMSLTTNGCV from the exons ATGGGCCTGGAGCTTGAAGTGGATGCAAGTATAAGAGCGCCGATCGGAGCTTGGACGCCAACTTCTGCGAAACGGCAAACTAAACTTGCTTTTGAGCGCACCGTGAAGAACTATAGAGACTTTGACACTCTGGATCAATATATCATCCAGGTGGATAAACGTTTCATAAGGAGGATTCTCAATGACGAGGCGGTGGCTGCTCGTATAGAACAAATCAAGGGTGTTCGGCTTCAAGGGCTTGGTGACCGTTGGAGCGTATTCATGATCACAGGCATTATTGTTGCAAGAGGCGCCAAAGGAAAATCTGAGGAGGACGAAATGGTCGAAGCGATGTCACCAAACGCCAC AAACGTTGCCAATTCGGCATCAATTGACGTACCAGCGAACTTTGCGAATCAAAACAACACTTCTTTATCAACAGAAAAGACAGCCGACTTCGTTTGGGCTGTAAGGCTCCAGAAGATATGGAAAGGTGCCACGGAAATTGACTGGAAGTATAGAACAGTGAGTAAAGGGGCCATTGCCGGTATCGGTTACGAGAAACCATGGAAGGACAGACTTCAAAGCATACTTTCACAAGAATTGTCCGCCGTTGGAACGTTTCAGGCCTTTGACCTGTCTGAAGAACAGGGCATGATTGTATGCCTGGATCCTTATACACCAGCAGAACGTGATCGAATGTCACTTACAACGAATGGCTGCGTATAG
- a CDS encoding uncharacterized protein (EggNog:ENOG41), producing MPSRAGIVRRQSIALGRSGPRSKNGCSTCRLRRVRCDERRPTCGHCDRLKLECEYQPPRPRRSQRRPPSPDDSSVSSRQDLDADADSNLDTSRRFSMVTDEANESSSSFSGVTSFQPGVALHDAQTLSTGVNGQFGAITADIDSNGLSTGSIASYITPTTAAALDLGSSSIPPADLSADLSQSPWSPNWFDRVPLPDSAFSFTSLGFTSALSPNFFTSDQSSGWHMDGNATLAASNVDTSPKIQSITQNTNDGQLVSINSQEGTGQISTGYKPAFAFSPPLLSDSQQELLLRTFECAIQPPASLAGIHPLGWPKIKQYVLQMANGKHNSIEYGAVMHALAALSAMLFEPSRPAALAALGSRVSTCRDDFGLLSLRLHDVACAALKLSLSHAGWEERSSQALLVVIFLLAWFETAYDGNDQVHPSFPEDMAEQVIVNGRGWDTGSASLFQWLDSFDAKMSHMGGRHLLSEPALEIIRKRPNVAGSTSMEVSDNDPLGNIDGISPTTKSIDERGTNVSAKSRNGGSRLSTLLTEPPAIPKNVVCMGVFNILLQPAFEFHMASQAYSRRVGCHDRHHRSRGTPEDEMEVMKACMGFEEELEELWRRRPSILDLDASQLRLFVSENIARRLEQLFSVYIATFWAHFIYIHRVAYWTLQHTAIARKALKETGNMMRRSVGQPIHQHAFDASISRTTSTAIHPGLMWVCFLFGCEVSDPVQQEWAVLQLRALGRLSGMTDKRPASAFDNEEDGLPIGGLDQKGAQTALKVARLLEVIIERQTKLGARVDGKYLSQEIFGCHFYII from the coding sequence ATGCCATCTCGAGCAGGAATTGTTCGGCGTCAAAGCATTGCACTCGGCCGCTCTGGCCCACGGTCCAAGAATGGATGCTCGACATGTCGCCTGAGACGAGTTCGCTGTGATGAGAGGCGACCAACCTGTGGCCACTGTGATCGACTCAAACTTGAATGCGAATATCAGCCTCCTCGGCCACGACGCAGTCAGCGACGGCCTCCTTCGCCAGACGACAGCTCAGTCAGTTCTCGGCAAgatcttgatgctgatgctgattcCAACTTGGACACATCGCGAAGATTCAGCATGGTGACGGACGAGGCCAATGagtcttcgtcttctttctcagGAGTGACTTCATTTCAGCCAGGAGTTGCTCTTCACGATGCCCAGACTCTTTCTACCGGCGTCAATGGCCAATTCGGAGCCATCACTGCAGATATAGATTCCAATGGACTATCTACCGGCTCAATAGCTTCTTATATAACACCTacaacagcggcagcactTGATCTTGGCTCTTCATCCATACCTCCAGCAGATCTTTCAGCAGACCTTTCACAATCGCCGTGGAGCCCCAACTGGTTTGATAGGGTGCCGCTCCCAGATTCTGCTTTTTCGTTTACTTCACTAGGATTTACTAGCGCTCTCAGCCCCAACTTCTTCACCTCTGATCAATCCTCTGGCTGGCACATGGACGGCAACGCGaccttggcagcatcaaaCGTGGACACCAGTCCAAAGATCCAGAGCATCACCCAAAACACAAACGACGGTCAGCTTGTCAGTATCAATAGCCAAGAGGGCACCGGACAGATCAGCACAGGATACAAAccagcttttgctttctCCCCACCGCTCTTATCAGATTCCCAGCAAGAGCTACTGCTTCGAACTTTTGAGTGCGCCATCCAACCTCCGGCTTCGCTCGCCGGCATCCACCCTTTGGGATGGCCCAAGATCAAGCAATATGTGCTTCAAATGGCCAATGGAAAACACAATTCGATCGAATACGGGGCCGTCATGCATGCCCTTGCGGCTCTCAGTGCCATGCTATTCGAGCCTAGCCGACCagctgctctggctgcacTGGGGAGTCGCGTATCTACCTGCCGGGATGACTTTGGTCTCTTGTCCCTAAGATTACATGACGTGGCTTGCGCGGCACTCAAACTGAGTCTTTCGCATGCGGGATGGGAGGAACGAAGCAGCCAAGCACTATTAGTGGTCATATTTTTGCTGGCTTGGTTTGAAACCGCCTATGATGGAAACGATCAGGTCCACCCCAGCTTCCCAGAAGATATGGCGGAGCAAGTCATCGTCAACGGCCGGGGCTGGGATACCGGCTCTGCTAGTCTTTTCCAATGGCTTGATTCGTTTGACGCCAAGATGTCTCACATGGGCGGCCGCCATCTCTTATCGGAACCTGCCTTGGAGATTATCAGAAAGCGTCCAAATGTTGCCGGCTCAACTAGCATGGAAGTATCAGACAATGATCCTCTCGGCAATATCGACGGCATATCTCCTACCACGAAGTCAATAGATGAAAGGGGCACAAATGTCAGTGCAAAGTCTCGTAATGGTGGCTCTAGACTCTCAACACTACTTACCGAACCGCCTGCAATACCCAAGAATGTAGTGTGTATGGGTGTTTTCAACATATTGTTACAGCCCGCCTTCGAGTTTCATATGGCATCTCAAGCCTATTCGCGACGGGTTGGCTGCCACGATCGCCATCACCGCTCGCGCGGGACACCTGAAGATGAAATGGAGGTAATGAAAGCATGTATGGGCTTTGAAGAGGAGCTAGAGGAGCTGTGGCGACGTCGTCCTAGTATTCTTGATTTAGACGCCTCACAGCTGCGGCTCTTTGTCAGTGAGAATATTGCTCGCAGGCTTGAACAACTTTTCAGCGTCTACATTGCCACTTTCTGGGCTCAtttcatatatatacatcgTGTCGCCTACTGGACTTTACAGCACACCGCAATTGCGCGCAAGGCTCTGAAGGAGACTGGCAATATGATGCGTCGCAGCGTCGGCCAACCTATACACCAGCACGCTTTTGACGCAAGCATCTCACGCACGACATCTACCGCTATTCATCCAGGCTTGATGTGGGTATGCTTCTTGTTTGGCTGTGAAGTGTCCGACCCCGTGCAGCAGGAATGGGCGGTGTTACAGCTTCGAGCTCTCGGTCGGCTAAGTGGCATGACAGATAAACGACCAGCCTCAGCATTTGATAATGAGGAAGATGGGCTGCCTATTGGAGGACTGGACCAAAAGGGGGCGCAGACGGCTCTCAAAGTGGCGCGCCTTCTGGAAGTGATTATCGAACGCCAGACTAAGCTCGGCGCTCGTGTGGATGGCAAGTACTTGAGCCAAGAGATCTTTGGCTGCCATTTTTATATCATATAA
- a CDS encoding uncharacterized protein (EggNog:ENOG41): MRSLGASIAVFDLQLPKSASSSAVELQGQKYFKVDVSKTEDVAAAVEGVVAWSKETKKPIAAVVCCAGFLGPAKILSKSGKPLLLETFKKVVDISLTGTVDVIRQIVPYMSTQPADPDGSRGVVITVSSAAAFDGQEGQVSYSAAKGALASLTLPLARDLSRWGIRAVCIAPGMFDTGMVEGMPDKARESLNKTLEFPARAGRPEEFAQMVKSVVENGMLNGTVIRLDGAARMPSRL; the protein is encoded by the exons ATGCGCAGCCTCGGCGCGTCAATAGCCGTGTTTGACTTGCAGCTCCCAAAGAGCGCTTCGAGCAGTGCCGTTGAATTGCAGGGCCAGAAATACTTCAAGGTTGATGTTTCGAAGACGGAGGACGTCGCTGCGGCGGTGGAGGGCGTTGTTGCTTGGAGtaaggagacgaagaagccgatTGCTGCGGTGGTTTGCTGCGCTGGGTTTCTTGGGCCGGCAAAG ATTCTCTCAAAGAGCGGAAAACCTCTTTTACTTGAGACGTTCAAAAAGGTCGTCGACATCAGCCTCACCGGCACAGTCGACGTCATCCGCCAAATCGTGCCTTACATGTCAACCCAACCTGCTGATCCCGACGGCTCCCGCGGCGTCGTCATAACAGTCTCCTCGGCCGCCGCTTTCGacggccaagaaggccaagtCTCGTACAGCGCAGCCAAGGGCGCCCTCGCATCTCTGACGCTTCCGCTGGCGAGGGATCTCTCGCGGTGGGGGATCAGAGCGGTGTGTATCGCGCCGGGCATGTTTGATACGGGCATGGTGGAGGGCATGCCGGATAAGGCGAGGGAGAGCTTGAACAAGACGCTGGAGTTTCCGGCGAGGGCGGGGAGGCCGGAGGAGTTTGCGCAGATGGTGAAGAGTGTGGTTGAGAATGGCATGTTGAATGGGACGGTGATTCGGCTGGATGGGGCGGCGAGGATGCCGAGTCGGTTGTGA
- a CDS encoding uncharacterized protein (EggNog:ENOG41~TransMembrane:1 (o316-338i)), with the protein MQQLTFPPALPHRLPAPNRPHTGPGSATPFSSYPFSSHYTSPYLIKLLFLFSPLTTPSNRHSPWQTAKNPPTIKPSLSILHGPAQPAPIHKTFSRLLREKALSQPSSLLVASDHQQKSLSYAEADSRSDDLARGLAALGAKQGDRIAILMGNEIEYIETFFACTKLGAPVTLANYAYTEQELHSVLSSCGVSMLVMVPRFDRYDYRAWIPNLKRGIPSLQNIVVVNADKEPTLVKLDYTDYEAVVLRGRSNTSLDLLALEANIHARDVMNLQFTSGSTGLPKASALTHSGIYNAGRYIGSTMYLQPSDRICLPVPLFHSFGLIIGLAVATAYGASLILPASIFDAEATLACIPKYRCTGLYGVTTMFVAEMAHPRFGDFDLSSLRFAILSGSAVPEPLMRKVWAAFGITQTHTNWGLTEASSIVTMTRDTDSMAQRTAKEAKSPSAATASRPATTETPNAPPRPIASPPEDGLEWFHTGDEGYFDPDGFFVITGRIKDMIIRGGENISPLEIEERLVAHPSIAQASVIGVPDAKYGEQICAFVEPTAGTQRPLDDELRAWVAETLAHFKRPRYIVWLGSHAAFQAWPKTASGKLRKPDLRLIAAEMMKGAVEEVREQEPVRARL; encoded by the exons atgcagcagctcaCATTCCCTCCAGCACTTCCTCATCGGCTCCCGGCCCCGAATCGGCCCCACACCGGCCCCGGCAGCGCAACACCATTCTCCTCTTatcctttctcttcacaTTATACCTCCCCATATCTCATCAaacttctcttcctcttctctcccctcACAACTCCCTCTAATAGACACTCACCATGGCAAACCGCAAAGAATCCCCCCACCATCAAACCCtccctctccatcctccacGGCCCAGCCCAACCCGCCCCCATCCACAAAACATTCTCCCGCCTCCTCCGCGAAAAAGCCCTCTCCCAACCGTCATCCCTCCTCGTCGCCTCCGACCACCAGCAGAAATCCCTCTCCTACGCAGAAGCAGACTCCCGCTCCGATGATCTCGCCCGCGGACTGGCCGCCCTCGGCGCAAAGCAAGGCGAccgcatcgccatcctcatGGGCAACGAAATCGAGTACATTGAGACATTCTTCGCATGCACCAAGCTCGGCGCGCCCGTCACGCTCGCAAACTACGCATACACCGAGCAAGAATTACATTCTGTGCTTTCGTCGTGCGGCGTCTCTATGCTGGTCATGGTCCCTCGCTTCGACCGCTACGACTACCGCGCCTGGATCCCCAATCTCAAAAGGGGCATCCCTTCACTTCAAaacatcgtcgtcgtcaacgCAGACAAAGAACCCACCCTCGTCAAGCTAGACTACACAGACTACGAAGCCGTCGTCCTCCGCGGCCGCAGCAACACCTCCCTCGACCTTCTCGCTCTCGAAGCAAACATCCACGCCAGAGACGTCATGAACCTCCAATTCACCAGCGGCTCAACCGGCCTGCCCAAAGCCTCGGCCCTCACCCACAGCGGCATCTACAACGCCGGCCGCTACATCGGCAGCACAATGTACCTCCAGCCCTCGGACCGCATCTGCCTCCCCGTGCCGCTCTTCCACAGCTTCGGCCTAATCATCGGCCTCGCCGTGGCCACGGCATACGGCGCATCGCTCATCCTGCCCGCCAGCATCTTCGACGCCGAGGCCACGCTGGCCTGCATCCCCAAGTACCGCTGCACGGGTCTCTACGGCGTGACGACAATGTTCGTCGCCGAAATGGCCCACCCTCGCTTCGGCGACTTTGACCTCTCCAGCCTGCGCTTCGCCATCCTCTCCGGATCAGCCGTGCCCGAGCCGCTCATGCGCAAAGTCTGGGCCGCCTTCGGCATCACGCAGACACACACCAACTGGGGCCTCACCGAAGCCTCCTCCATCGTCACCATGACCCGCGACACCGACTCCATGGCCCAGCGCACC GCCAAAGAGGCGAAATCGCCCTCCGCGGCAACGGCATCCAGGCCGGCTACTACGGAAACCCCCAACGCACCGCCGAGGCCCATCGCATCTCCCCCCGAAGACGGCCTCGAGTGGTTCCACACCGGCGACGAGGGTTACTTCGACCCAGAcggcttcttcgtcatcaccgGCCGCATCAAAGACATGATCATCCGCGGCGGCGAAAACATCTCCCCCCTTGAAATCGAAGAGCGCCTCGTCGCCCATCCATCCATTGCGCAAGCATCCGTCATAGGCGTACCCGACGCAAAATACGGCGAGCAAATCTGCGCATTTGTCGAGCCTACTGCGGGCACACAACGGCCTTTGGACGATGAACTGCGCGCGTGGGTTGCCGAGACGTTGGCGCATTTCAAGAGGCCGCGGTATATCGTCTGGCTGGGGTCGCATGCTGCGTTTCAGGCGTGGCCAAAGACGGCGAGCGGGAAGTTGAGAAAGCCTGATTTGAGGCTTATTGCggcagagatgatgaagggtgcggtggaggaggtgcGAGAGCAGGAGCCTGTAAGGGCGAGGTTATGA
- a CDS encoding uncharacterized protein (EggNog:ENOG41~TransMembrane:11 (o6-23i35-53o65-86i95-116o128-150i201-225o237-254i261-284o290-311i323-343o355-374i)), producing MTTKEYTIALMVFLVAYSIFEAPSNLAAKALQPNYWLGFLVIGFGAFCTAIAGAKSFASTSALRFFLGAFEAGIFPGMVFFMSFWYKAEERATRIALFLCSATLAGAFGGAIAFGVGHLDGRAGLEGWRWLFIVEGVPSIALGILTFLFMPSYPEKANWLTEEEKAIQVLRLGVNSSHGAAKLNWEDAKATLKDVRLYVHYVTYLCIGVGVSSLSLFAPTIVAGLGYKNLQAQLFTIPPYAVAYVVTLVLAMISDRQRTRGLVAGGCFLFGTIAFIIQACLPGHLFAARYAMLCISTAGVFAGLPPLCAWISDNVRTTTAGSLATGLNIAFTGPGQIIGVWIYRAQDAPFYRLGHGINAGFLAVGTVLSFSLWWHYTRLNRKLAGTSEPRWVA from the exons ATGACCACCAAAGAGTATACCATTGCACTCATGGTCTTCTTAGTGGCATATTCCATCTTCGAGGCGCCGAGCAATCTCGCCGCAAAGGCTCTCCAGCCTAATTA CTGGCTGGGCTTCTTGGTCATTGGCTTCGGAGCCTTTTGCACAGCCATTGCCGGAGCGAAGAGCTTTGCTAGCACTTCCGCACTTCGATTTTTCCTGGGTGCTTTCGAGGCCGGTATATTTCCTGGAATGGTGTTTTTCATGAGTTTCTGGTATAAAGCGGAAGAGCGGGCAACTCGGATTGCATTGTTTCTTTGTAGCGCTACGTTAGCTGGTGCATTTGGCGG TGCCATCGCATTTGGGGTTGGACATCTGGATGGCAGAGCTGGACTAGAAGGTTGGCGATGGCTATTCATTGTCGAAGGCGTTCCCTCCA TTGCTCTTGGAATCTTGACATTCTTATTCATGCCAAGTTATCCGGAAAAGGCCAACTGGCTTaccgaagaggaaaaggccatcCAAGTGCTACGCCTCGGTGTAAATTCGTCTCACGG TGCCGCAAAACTCAACTGGGAAGACGCAAAGGCGACCCTCAAAGACGTCAGATTATACGTGCACTACGTAACATATTTGTGCATCGGTGTTGGCGTCTCTTCGCTATCACTCTTTGCCCCTACAATTGTCGCTGGTCTTGGGTACAAGAACCTTCAGGCCCAACTCTTTACTATCCCTCCCTATGCAGTGGCTTATGTCGTCACTCTCGTCTTGGCCATGATATCTGACCGTCAGAGGACAAGAGGTCTCGTGGCGGGCGGGTGCTTTCTCTTTGGGACCATTGCTTTCATCATTCAAG CTTGTTTACCAGGCCATCTCTTCGCTGCTCGTTATGCTATGCTTTGCATTAGTACCGCCGGTGTCTTTGCCGGTCTGCCTCCACTATGCGCCTGGATCTCAGACAATGTGCGGACTACCACCGCTGGGTCTCTGGCTACGGGACTCAATATTGCTTTTACGGGGCCTGGTCAGATCATAGGTGTTTGGATCTACCGAGCGCAAGATGCGCCTTTTTACCGCTTAGGACATGGAATCAATGCAGGTTTTCTAGCTGTGGGGACTGTTTTGAGTTTCTCTTTGTGGTGGCATTACACCAGATTGAACAGGAAGCTGGCGGGTACCAGTGAGCCTAGATGGGTCGCCTAG